The DNA window CACCAACCCTCCCAAAGAAAGTAAAAGTATTCGCAAAGTTTTCATTATGACGAAGATAACGAAAAATAGCCATTTTCTTAATAATATCGTATTTTTGAAATAAAAAATATTCAGATATGCTTCAGATTCAAGGCTTCGTTTTCAATTTTGCGAGCGAAAATACATACATCCTTTACAACGAAAATAAAAATGCATGGTTAATTGATCCGGGAAATATGAATGCCCAGGAAACCGAGGCCATCAATAATTTTATCATCGAAAAGGACTTAAAAATCCAGAAAATTCTTCTTACCCACGCTCACATTGATCATGTCTTTGGACTTCAGTGGGCTTTTGATACCTTTAAAGTTCCTGTGAATATGCATCAGGAAGATCAGGAAGTACTGGACATGCTTCAAGCCAGCGGGATAAGATTCGGAATGAGTATTGATCCTGTAAAAGTAGACGTAGAATATATAAACGAAGGTGATGAGTTGGAACTGGATGGCGAAAAATTCAAAATCTATCATGTTCCGGGACATTCACCGGGCAGTGTTGTCTATCACAATGAAAATCAAAAATTCATGATTTCCGGAGATGTCCTTTTTGAAGGAAGCATCGGAAGAACGGATCTTTACAAAGGAAATTATGATCAGCTAATCGACGGAATCAGAACGAAGCTTTTTGTTTTGGATCCTGAAACACAGGTTTTTTCCGGCCATGGAAATCCTACATCCATCGGATTTGAGAAACAGTATAATCCATTTTTGAAATAGACGGGTTTTGGAGTCGGAGAATTTTAGGGTCTTAGAGTGTAAGTGTATAAGCGTTACACAGATCTTTGTCATTTTAAGAGAATATAAATTATTGTCTTTAAAATAATATGGATTCTTGGGAAAGAGATAATCTCACGCAGATCTAACAGATAAAGCAGATTTTTTTAAGTAAAAATTGAAGAGATTTTATAGCATATACATCTGCGAAATCCCCTGAATCTGCAAGAACAAAAACAACTATGCATTCCTGCGAAAAAGATCATCTCACGCAGATCTAACAGATAAAGCAGATTTTTTTAAGTAAAAATTGTAGCGGTTTTTATAGCATAAACATCTGTGAAATCCCCTGAATCTGTGAGAACAAAAAAACTACGTATTCTTTCGAAAAAGATCATCTCACGCAGATCTAACAGATAAAGCAGATTTTTTTTAAATAAAAATTGCAAGGGTTTTATAGCATAAACATCTGTGAAATCCCCTGAATCTGCGAGGACAAAAAAAACATGCATTCCTGCGAAAAAGATAATCTCACGCAGATCTACAGATAAAGCAGATTTTTTTAAAATAAAAATTGTAGCGGTTTTATAGCATAAACATCTGTGAAATCCCCTAAATCTGCGAGCGAAAAAACTAAATATTCCTGCGAAAAAGATAATCTCACGCAGATCTAACAGATAAAGCAGATTTTTTTTAAACAAAAATTGTACCGGTTTTATAGCATAAACATCTGCGAAATCCCCTGAATCTGCGAGAACAAAAAAAGCATAAAAAGAAACCGTCAGAATTATTTTCCTGACGGTTTCATGTTATAAAGAAATAGAGTTTAAAAATCCAAAGTGATGGAAGCTCTGGCAGCGGCTCCCATGATAGGTCTTGCCATGATAATACCATCTCCTGTAGGTGATCCTGCTCTAGGGTCCCCTTCTGTGATACCAATTGTATTAAATATATTGGTTCCATCTACTGCAAAACGAATCTTTCCAAGCTGGTAAGACATTCCTGCACCAAATTCTGTGAACGAAGGTAAGGTCTGAACATTCAATTCATCCTGGAAACGTTTTCCATAGTAATTCATGCTCACATAAGCTCTCCATGATTTTGTAATATTCACGGCAGGCGAAATATTAAAATAAATTTTCGGCATTCTTCTTACGGTATTTCCTTCTAACAGACTTCCTGCTTCAAGATTCTTATATTTAGGATTTTGAATCGTTCCGTTGAAAGTTACCTCCAATAAATTATTAAATAAACGGGCATATCCTTCCAATTCTACCCCAAAATTTTCTGTATTGGCAAATATATTTTCTGATCTTCCATCAGAGAAAACATCAGTAAATGAAAGGTTCTTCAATGATGAATAGAATGGAATAACCGCTAAGTCGAAAGTACGGGAGTAATATTTATACCCTACTTCCAGCTGATTGGTAGATACCGATTTTAAAGGTTTATCAGGTGTCGGATTGGAAAAGTAATTATAATATGCTTCTTCATTCGGCGATCTGAAACCATTAGAGAAACGGGCATATACCGCATTTTCTCTGTTAATTTTATAATTAGCGGCCAACGTGAAGGAAACTTTATCAATATTATAGTTCCAATAGGTAAATTTATTTCCAAGGACACTCATATTGTCATCCGCTGTAGTGGTTAAAAAACTATGAGTCCCATCTGTTGTTAATCCGGAGTTATTTAAATTCGAAGTTGTTGTATTGGCGAAGTTTCCTTTATAATAATCATGGCTGTAACGAATTCCTCCGTTTAGGCTCAATGCATCGGTAACATTATAATCAAGGTTTACATAGAGATCATTTAAACTTCCTTGAGTTTGTGTATTTCTTTGCAGAAACGTCATATCCATTACCCCGTTGTAGGTTTTGGAATATCCTGTATCAGATGGACTAAGAGAAGGATTAACCAAGTTCAAAAGTTCAGGCCGATCTGTGGCGGTTGTCAAAATATTACTCCAGTTCCAGTATTGTTGGGATTTCCAGTTGGATTTATAGAAACCGGCAGTCACATTTCCTTTATCAAATTTGTAGTTGAATTGTAGATCATTCACAAAATTATTCATCTGCTTGTCGATCGCCCAGAATCCTAATTTTTGCACATACTCAGGATTTACAACCGTGCCGTTGCTTACAAGAGAATACTGATAATCGCTCATTCCAAGACCTCCGTCTTTCACTGCGTCAGTGGCATATTTAGAGGCGAGCTTGGGACCTCCGGCTGGGAAAATCCCTGTGTAATTCATGTTGATATTGGTATATCTTGTTTTGTTTAACACACTGAAGTTATTTCCAAGGTCATATTTAAATTCAGCTCCCAACACATCAACTTTAGGATGAATTCCATCTTCTAAGTTTCTGCTGAAAAAGCCACCTCCTGCCTGTGGAATATTCAACTGGCTGATAGCTCTGTAACTGTATGTCCCGTAGTTTGGATCAAAACCACCAAATCCTTTCAACTTATCACCGTTTTGCACCAAAGGAATAGGAAGGAAAAATGTATTTCTGTCATCCAGTTTTTTATAATACACTTTAACATAGCCTTTATCAAAGACATATTTCAGGTTCATTCTGATTTGGCCTCCATTATTGGCTTTAAAACCTGTTTTTCTGATACCGTCATCAACCCTGTAAAAACCACCTACATTGAAAAACAATTTATCTTTTACCAACGCTCCTCCGAGATTAATATCTGTACGCATCAATCCGTAAGTACTCGTTTCCAGTTTCGCTGTACCTCTGAAATCATTGGTTCCTTCTCTGGTAATAAAGTTGATAAGACCACCGGGAGAATTATTGGCATAAATAGAACCTGAGCCTCCTCTCAAAGCCTCCAATCTGCTTACCGAATTGTCTACACGGAAAAAATTATCCGCATTGGCAAACTGAAGTGCTCCGTCTTCAAAAACCGGAAGACCATCTTCCTGCACTTGTACAAATTCATACGCTCCCGCAGAAGGAATCCCTCTTGCAAAAAGGTTATTTCCTACTTCACCTCCTGAAGTCTCAACAGCAAAACCCGGTACCCGCTGTAATAAAGCAGCAGCACTGATAGGATTTTGCTTTTGAATTTCTTTAGCACTGAACGTAGAGATTGCCGTACTGGATTCTATTTTTTTCTTCGGATTTGAATTTCCCGTAATGACAATCTGGTCGATAGAAGAAACTTTTGCAGAGTCTTGCGGAGTTTCCTGAGCATAAGCATTATTAAAATATAACGTAGCTGTAGCGGCGACTAAAAAGGTTGATATTTTTTTCATAGCCTTATTTTTTATTGTTAGTTTCAGTTTTGTTGTAATTGCAAATACACTCCATTCGTCCAACCGAATCCGTCCTGATTGGGGTATTCCCCGCCGCCTGCTATTGTTTCCGTATCTAAGGCATTGTATTTTTCCATTAGCTTTCCGGTGTTTTTATAGACTCTCTCTACATTGGAACACCAGTTGTTTTTTATTTTTTCTGCCAGATCATCAAACCCATAATTTTTCATTGCCTTAAAACCCAGCCATTGATAAGGTGCCCAGGCATTGGGTAAATCCCACTGCTGGCCTGTTTTCTTTGTGGTAGTAACCAATCCGCCCTGATACAAAAACTTTTCTTCAATAATCTGAGCTACGGCTTCCGCCTGTTGTTGATCTGCAAGGCCTAAAAACAGAGGGTAAAGAGCAGCAATATGTTCAGACGGAGTGTTTGTGTTTTTTTTAATGTGATAATCTTTGTAATTCTTAGTTTGTTCATCCCAGAAGTATTTATTGATCATCTGTCTGCGCTTTGCTGCTCTTTCAGTAAAATAATTTTCTTTTTCTGTAAGTTTTAGAAGTGCTGAAGATTGAGCCAAAGTTTTTTCCAAATGCCATAAAAGACAGTTCAGATCTACCTGTGCAAGGTTCAGCGTTTCTATTGTTTGTATATGTTCGCCGTCCGCAAACCATCTGCTGGAAAAATCCCAGCCGGATTCACAGGCGCTTCTTATATTTCTGTAAAATTCATCTCCTGAAGCATTTTCATGATCTTCAATATCGATTAAATAACTCTCAGGACGGGGTTCATTTTCTGCGTCATAATAACGGTTTAAAATGTCTCCACTACTTGTTTTAACTACTCTTTTTATGTCTGAATCTTTTTCAAGATTTTCTTCTCCATTCATCCAGAAGGCATATTCTTTTTCCAACGTATCATGATATCGGGTATAAATACTTTCATCATGAGTGGTCTCAACAAGAAGATCAAGCATTAATGAAAAATACGGAGGTTGAGACCTGC is part of the Chryseobacterium lactis genome and encodes:
- a CDS encoding MBL fold metallo-hydrolase encodes the protein MLQIQGFVFNFASENTYILYNENKNAWLIDPGNMNAQETEAINNFIIEKDLKIQKILLTHAHIDHVFGLQWAFDTFKVPVNMHQEDQEVLDMLQASGIRFGMSIDPVKVDVEYINEGDELELDGEKFKIYHVPGHSPGSVVYHNENQKFMISGDVLFEGSIGRTDLYKGNYDQLIDGIRTKLFVLDPETQVFSGHGNPTSIGFEKQYNPFLK
- a CDS encoding TonB-dependent receptor is translated as MKKISTFLVAATATLYFNNAYAQETPQDSAKVSSIDQIVITGNSNPKKKIESSTAISTFSAKEIQKQNPISAAALLQRVPGFAVETSGGEVGNNLFARGIPSAGAYEFVQVQEDGLPVFEDGALQFANADNFFRVDNSVSRLEALRGGSGSIYANNSPGGLINFITREGTNDFRGTAKLETSTYGLMRTDINLGGALVKDKLFFNVGGFYRVDDGIRKTGFKANNGGQIRMNLKYVFDKGYVKVYYKKLDDRNTFFLPIPLVQNGDKLKGFGGFDPNYGTYSYRAISQLNIPQAGGGFFSRNLEDGIHPKVDVLGAEFKYDLGNNFSVLNKTRYTNINMNYTGIFPAGGPKLASKYATDAVKDGGLGMSDYQYSLVSNGTVVNPEYVQKLGFWAIDKQMNNFVNDLQFNYKFDKGNVTAGFYKSNWKSQQYWNWSNILTTATDRPELLNLVNPSLSPSDTGYSKTYNGVMDMTFLQRNTQTQGSLNDLYVNLDYNVTDALSLNGGIRYSHDYYKGNFANTTTSNLNNSGLTTDGTHSFLTTTADDNMSVLGNKFTYWNYNIDKVSFTLAANYKINRENAVYARFSNGFRSPNEEAYYNYFSNPTPDKPLKSVSTNQLEVGYKYYSRTFDLAVIPFYSSLKNLSFTDVFSDGRSENIFANTENFGVELEGYARLFNNLLEVTFNGTIQNPKYKNLEAGSLLEGNTVRRMPKIYFNISPAVNITKSWRAYVSMNYYGKRFQDELNVQTLPSFTEFGAGMSYQLGKIRFAVDGTNIFNTIGITEGDPRAGSPTGDGIIMARPIMGAAARASITLDF
- a CDS encoding trehalase family glycosidase — protein: MLRNKMNNPLYINEIQALFDDVQRSKIFEDQKMMTDAVPLFSIAEINDTYEKEKNAAGFDLKNFVMTHFDFLGARVSVQRENHLPIKEHIEKLWDELTRTAYEEKGTLLKLPKPYIVPGGRFNEFFYWDSYFIMLGLKASGRVEMMENIVENCSYLIQHVGFVPNASRTHFLSRSQPPYFSLMLDLLVETTHDESIYTRYHDTLEKEYAFWMNGEENLEKDSDIKRVVKTSSGDILNRYYDAENEPRPESYLIDIEDHENASGDEFYRNIRSACESGWDFSSRWFADGEHIQTIETLNLAQVDLNCLLWHLEKTLAQSSALLKLTEKENYFTERAAKRRQMINKYFWDEQTKNYKDYHIKKNTNTPSEHIAALYPLFLGLADQQQAEAVAQIIEEKFLYQGGLVTTTKKTGQQWDLPNAWAPYQWLGFKAMKNYGFDDLAEKIKNNWCSNVERVYKNTGKLMEKYNALDTETIAGGGEYPNQDGFGWTNGVYLQLQQN